GCGCACCACGTACTGCACGGGCAGGCGCGGGTCGATGAGGTTGCGGTCGGAGGCGATGTGCACCTCCTCCAGGTGGTGCAGCAGCGGCGCGCCCTCGTACCACGGCATCCGCGCGCCGCGCTGCACGACGTTGTCGCCGTGCAGCGCCGACATCGGCACGAACGCCACGTCGGCGATCTCCAGCCTGGTGGCGAACCGCTCGAACTCGGCGCGGACCTCGGCGAACCGCTCGGCCGACCAGTCGACGAGGTCCATCTTGTTGACGCACACCACGAGGTGCGGGATGCCGAGGAGGCTGGAGAGGAACGCGTGCCGCCGCGACTGCTCCAGCAGTCCCCTGCGGGCGTCCACGACGACGAGCGCCAGGTCGGCGGTGGACGCGCCGGTGACCATGTTGCGGGTGTACTGGACGTGCCCCGGCGTGTCGGCGATGACGAACCGGCGGCGTGGCGTGGCGAAGAAGCGGTGCGCCACGTCGATGGTGATGCCCTGCTCGCGCTCGGCGCGCAGGCCGTCGGTGAGCAGGGCCAGGTCGAGCCGGTCGCCGCCGCGGGCGCGGCTGACCCGCTCCAGGGACTCCAACTGGTCGGCGAGGATCGCCTTGGAGTCGTGCAGGAGCCGGCCGATCAGGGTCGACTTCCCGTCGTCCACGCTCCCGGCCGTGGCCAGCCGCAGCAGCTGTGCACCGGACTCCACTAGAAGTACCCCTCCCGCTTCCTGTCCTCCATGCCCGCCTCGGAGACGCGGTCGTCGGCGCGGGTGGCGCCGCGCTCGGTGACGCGGCTGGCCGCCACCTCGGCGAGCACCTCGTCGTCCGTCGCCGCCGTCGACTCGACGCACCCCGTGCAGGTGGCGTCGCCGACGGTGCGGAACCGGACGGTGGCCGGTCGGGTCCGCTCCCCCGGCGCGAGGACCAGGTGGGGCGTGCGGGCGAACAGCATCCCGTCGCGCTCGACCACCTCGCGGCGGTGGGCGTAGTAGATCGGCGGCAGCTCGACCCGCTCGTCCCGGACGTAGGACCAGATGTCCAGCTCCGTCCAGTTCGACAGCGGGAAGACGCGCACGTGCTCGCCGCGCCGGTGCCGTCCGTTGTAGAGGTTCCACAGCTCGGGGCGCTGGTTGCGCGGGTCCCACTGGCCGTGCTCGTCGCGGAGGCTGAACACCCGCTCCTTGGCCCTGGCCTTCTCCTCGTCACGGCGCGCGCCGCCGAACACCGCGTCGAAGCGGTGCTCGGCGATCGCGCGCAGCAGGGTCGCCGTCTGGAGCCGGTTGCGGCCCGCGCCGGGCTCCTCGACCACCCGGCCCGCGTCCAGGTCGTCCTGCACGCGGGCGACGAGCAGCCGCACACCCGTGTCGCGCACGACGCGGTCGCGGAACTCGACCACCTCGTCGAAGTTGTGCCCGGTGTCCACGTGCAGGACGGGGAACGGCGGCGGCGCGGGCCAGAACGCCCTGACCGCGACGTGCAGCATCACCATCGAGTCCTTGCCGCCGGAGAACAGCAGCACCGGCCGCTCGAAGGTCGCGGCGACCTCGCGGAACACGTGCGCCGACTCGGCCTCCAGTGCGCCCGGGTGCGGCAGCGCGTAGTCCTCGGCCGCGCGGTCCCGGGTCACGCGGTCCGGGATCACGC
This region of Saccharothrix longispora genomic DNA includes:
- the cysD gene encoding sulfate adenylyltransferase subunit CysD; protein product: MTRDRAAEDYALPHPGALEAESAHVFREVAATFERPVLLFSGGKDSMVMLHVAVRAFWPAPPPFPVLHVDTGHNFDEVVEFRDRVVRDTGVRLLVARVQDDLDAGRVVEEPGAGRNRLQTATLLRAIAEHRFDAVFGGARRDEEKARAKERVFSLRDEHGQWDPRNQRPELWNLYNGRHRRGEHVRVFPLSNWTELDIWSYVRDERVELPPIYYAHRREVVERDGMLFARTPHLVLAPGERTRPATVRFRTVGDATCTGCVESTAATDDEVLAEVAASRVTERGATRADDRVSEAGMEDRKREGYF